A single genomic interval of Hippea jasoniae harbors:
- the pilB gene encoding type IV-A pilus assembly ATPase PilB: MTTLLGQLLLWNNIITQQQLDEALEEQKKSKKKLGTILVEKGFVSEKTLNEFLSKQYGVEPIDLSDIEIPNEVIKKVPAQIAKKYTLIPVAIEKNKLKVAVSDPTNILALDEVRFVTGMNVVPLFSNERAIIRAIDKYYGTSKELEEIADELTEYSSEIDVLKDEEELNVEDLEKSAEDEPIIKLANTVLSRAVSSGASDIHIEPYENELRIRYRIDGKLKTVMTFARSMAPKLVSRFKIMSKLNIAEKRLPQDGRIRIKSAGKDIDLRVSTLPTVFGEKVVMRILDRSSVRVELEQLGFERNDLKRYMDAIHKPYGMILVTGPTGSGKTTTLYASLNKINREDVNIMTAEDPVEYNIEGINQVHVREDIGLTFASALRSFLRQDPDVIMVGEIRDSETAEIAIRAALTGHLVFSTLHTNDAPSTVMRLADMGVERYLIASSLILVLAQRLVRKICPYCKTQLDIPPAALEEIGFSKEEAKTVKVFKGKGCDNCNDTGYKGRIALYEVMPVSDTIRRMILEGASVEELRNQAIKEGMSTLRTSGLKKIKEGVTTIEEVMNVTFK, translated from the coding sequence ATGACAACGCTACTTGGTCAGCTTCTTTTATGGAATAATATTATTACCCAGCAACAGCTTGATGAGGCGCTTGAGGAGCAAAAGAAATCAAAAAAGAAATTAGGCACAATCTTAGTAGAAAAGGGTTTTGTTTCAGAAAAAACATTAAACGAATTTTTAAGCAAACAGTACGGTGTTGAGCCAATAGATTTATCAGATATTGAAATTCCAAATGAAGTAATAAAAAAGGTTCCCGCACAGATTGCCAAAAAATACACCTTAATCCCCGTAGCCATAGAGAAAAATAAGCTTAAGGTTGCTGTTTCAGATCCTACAAATATTCTGGCTTTAGATGAGGTTAGATTTGTTACAGGCATGAATGTTGTCCCGCTTTTTTCAAACGAAAGGGCAATTATCAGAGCAATTGATAAATATTACGGCACCTCAAAAGAGCTTGAAGAGATAGCCGATGAGTTGACCGAGTATTCCTCCGAAATAGATGTTTTAAAGGACGAGGAGGAGTTAAATGTAGAGGATTTAGAAAAATCCGCAGAAGATGAGCCTATTATTAAACTTGCCAATACTGTTTTATCAAGGGCTGTTTCAAGCGGTGCAAGTGATATCCATATAGAGCCTTACGAAAATGAGTTAAGGATTAGATACAGAATAGATGGCAAACTCAAAACCGTTATGACATTTGCAAGAAGTATGGCTCCAAAGCTTGTCTCCCGTTTTAAGATTATGTCTAAACTCAATATAGCAGAAAAAAGGCTGCCGCAGGATGGAAGGATTAGAATTAAGTCAGCAGGTAAGGATATCGATTTGAGGGTTTCTACGCTACCTACCGTATTTGGCGAAAAAGTTGTTATGAGAATATTGGATCGAAGCTCAGTCAGAGTTGAGCTTGAGCAACTGGGTTTTGAAAGAAACGATTTGAAACGGTATATGGATGCCATACATAAACCATACGGTATGATTTTAGTTACAGGCCCAACAGGTTCAGGTAAAACAACGACACTGTATGCATCATTGAATAAAATAAACAGAGAAGATGTAAATATAATGACAGCTGAAGATCCAGTTGAGTATAACATCGAGGGTATCAATCAGGTGCATGTTAGAGAGGATATAGGCTTAACATTTGCATCGGCTTTAAGATCATTTTTGCGTCAGGATCCTGATGTAATAATGGTTGGAGAAATCAGGGATAGCGAAACAGCAGAAATAGCCATAAGGGCAGCTTTAACAGGCCATCTTGTATTTTCAACACTCCATACAAACGATGCACCCTCAACAGTGATGAGGCTTGCGGATATGGGAGTTGAACGCTATTTAATTGCCTCAAGCCTTATATTGGTGCTTGCTCAAAGGCTTGTAAGAAAGATATGCCCCTACTGTAAAACGCAGTTAGATATTCCGCCTGCAGCATTGGAGGAGATAGGGTTTTCTAAAGAAGAGGCAAAAACAGTTAAAGTGTTTAAAGGTAAAGGGTGTGATAACTGCAACGACACGGGTTATAAAGGCAGAATTGCTTTGTATGAGGTAATGCCTGTTTCAGATACAATCAGGAGGATGATACTTGAGGGAGCAAGTGTTGAGGAGTTGAGAAATCAGGCAATTAAGGAAGGTATGTCAACTTTGAGAACAAGTGGTCTTAAGAAAATCAAAGAGGGTGTTACAACAATAGAAGAAGTTATGAATGTTACATTTAAATAA
- the aroE gene encoding shikimate dehydrogenase, whose translation MYITANTDIFCIFGNPVKHSLSPILHNFMFEYYGIDAVYVAFEVEDIKKALESVKALSIKGCNITLPFKEDAFRYVDEIGDDDTAFLESVNTVKNENGRLIGYNTDYLGFIDLFDEYAKFCSDSDTVVVLGAGGTAVSVLYGLYKLGIENIFLLNRTLQKAERLKEKFAGKLNIKVGLLDDAIIKEADVLINTTSVGIDKESLPIKPAILKKDAIVVDVIYFDTPLVKEASKLGLAAINGMGMFVSQAFYAFKIWHGVEFDKIAAENLLKDIEL comes from the coding sequence ATGTATATTACAGCTAATACTGATATATTCTGTATATTTGGTAATCCTGTAAAACATAGCTTATCACCAATTTTGCATAATTTTATGTTTGAGTATTACGGTATTGATGCAGTTTATGTGGCTTTTGAGGTTGAAGATATTAAAAAAGCCCTTGAAAGCGTTAAAGCACTTTCAATTAAAGGATGCAACATTACATTGCCTTTTAAAGAGGATGCCTTCAGGTATGTAGATGAAATAGGCGATGATGATACGGCTTTTTTAGAAAGCGTTAATACAGTTAAAAATGAAAACGGCAGGCTTATTGGCTATAACACCGATTATCTTGGTTTTATCGATCTATTTGATGAGTATGCAAAGTTTTGCTCTGATAGTGATACAGTTGTGGTGCTTGGTGCTGGCGGAACAGCTGTAAGTGTGTTATATGGCCTGTATAAACTTGGCATAGAAAACATCTTTTTACTCAACAGAACACTTCAAAAAGCAGAAAGACTAAAAGAGAAGTTTGCAGGAAAACTTAACATTAAAGTAGGTTTACTGGATGATGCAATTATAAAAGAAGCCGATGTTTTGATTAATACCACAAGCGTTGGTATTGATAAAGAATCTTTACCGATTAAACCTGCAATACTTAAAAAAGACGCAATTGTTGTTGATGTAATATACTTTGATACACCGCTTGTAAAAGAAGCATCAAAGCTTGGGCTTGCCGCTATAAACGGCATGGGAATGTTTGTGTCACAGGCTTTTTATGCATTCAAAATATGGCATGGTGTTGAGTTTGATAAAATAGCAGCAGAAAACTTGCTAAAGGATATTGAGTTATGA
- a CDS encoding type II secretion system F family protein, with amino-acid sequence MPYFRWKGRDQKGRTRKGEIIAANRNEALAKLKSKRISVIKLKPAPKDIELPFLKPKIKEKELMVVTKQLASMLSSGLPLDESLNIMAEQAESKKMGEILYDIKLRVEGGASLSQALNHHKTVFSPMYIHMVNAGEQTGNLDGVLQRLADMMEKHIALKRKVKGALIYPTIVTIVAVGVIALIMTFVIPTFANLYTSSGMELPLPTQIVINISMFMKHNFLYMLAGIIAFVIGVRFSYKRFIGFRRFMDKLLLHLPVFGILAKKGSIANFTTILASLSASGIDILDALDISAKTAGNLVIEETLLEVKDMVKKGENLSYAMSYSGEFPDMVIQMVAVGEETGTLDEMMQKISHYYEAEVDDAVKNLTSMIEPIIIIVLGGAIGFLVISMYLPIFKMGETIK; translated from the coding sequence ATGCCGTATTTTCGCTGGAAAGGTAGAGATCAAAAGGGCAGAACAAGAAAAGGTGAGATTATAGCGGCAAACAGGAATGAGGCGCTTGCTAAACTCAAAAGCAAAAGAATATCTGTTATTAAGCTTAAACCTGCACCAAAAGATATAGAGCTGCCATTTTTGAAACCGAAGATTAAAGAGAAAGAGCTGATGGTTGTTACAAAGCAGCTTGCAAGTATGTTATCAAGCGGTTTGCCGCTGGATGAGTCGCTTAATATTATGGCTGAGCAGGCAGAGTCAAAAAAGATGGGTGAAATTTTATACGACATCAAGTTACGTGTTGAGGGTGGCGCAAGCCTTTCCCAGGCTTTAAATCATCATAAAACTGTATTTTCTCCCATGTATATCCATATGGTTAATGCAGGCGAGCAAACAGGTAACTTAGATGGCGTTTTGCAAAGGCTTGCCGATATGATGGAAAAGCATATAGCTTTGAAAAGAAAAGTCAAAGGTGCATTGATTTATCCCACGATTGTTACGATTGTTGCTGTTGGCGTTATTGCCCTTATTATGACCTTTGTTATTCCTACATTTGCAAATCTATATACCTCAAGCGGTATGGAATTACCTCTCCCAACCCAGATTGTCATAAACATCAGTATGTTTATGAAACACAATTTTTTATATATGCTGGCAGGTATTATAGCCTTTGTTATTGGTGTGCGATTCTCTTATAAGCGGTTTATTGGTTTTAGGCGATTTATGGACAAACTCCTTCTACATCTGCCTGTTTTTGGCATACTGGCAAAAAAAGGCTCAATAGCAAACTTTACAACGATTCTTGCCTCTTTGAGTGCAAGCGGTATAGATATTCTTGATGCTTTGGATATATCGGCAAAAACGGCTGGCAATTTAGTGATTGAGGAGACGCTGCTTGAAGTTAAGGATATGGTCAAAAAGGGTGAAAATTTATCGTATGCCATGTCTTATTCTGGTGAGTTTCCCGATATGGTCATTCAGATGGTTGCTGTGGGTGAGGAGACAGGAACACTGGATGAGATGATGCAAAAGATTTCTCATTATTATGAGGCTGAAGTGGATGATGCTGTCAAAAATTTAACCTCAATGATAGAGCCTATCATTATTATTGTGCTTGGTGGTGCGATTGGATTTTTAGTTATTTCTATGTATCTGCCGATCTTTAAGATGGGTGAGACGATTAAATAA
- the tsaE gene encoding tRNA (adenosine(37)-N6)-threonylcarbamoyltransferase complex ATPase subunit type 1 TsaE: MTKKDSFESDNIETTKKIAYKFADRFLKGKDRVVVFLKGDLGSGKTTFVRFILESFGIGESEFDGSPSFTIINSYGNIHHIDLYRIDEDFVYETGIFEMIESGGIFLIEWPKGGIEADIIVEFTQIDENRRRIDVYYS, encoded by the coding sequence ATGACAAAGAAAGACAGCTTTGAGAGTGATAATATTGAAACCACAAAAAAAATAGCTTATAAATTTGCAGATAGGTTTTTAAAAGGCAAAGATAGGGTTGTGGTTTTTTTAAAAGGCGATCTTGGAAGTGGCAAGACAACTTTTGTAAGATTTATTCTTGAAAGTTTTGGTATAGGAGAAAGTGAGTTTGACGGTAGCCCATCTTTCACAATTATTAATAGTTATGGCAATATTCACCATATAGACTTATACAGGATTGATGAGGATTTTGTGTATGAAACAGGTATTTTTGAAATGATTGAAAGTGGTGGTATTTTTTTGATAGAATGGCCCAAAGGTGGCATCGAAGCAGATATAATTGTTGAGTTTACTCAGATAGATGAAAACCGCAGGAGGATAGATGTATATTACAGCTAA
- a CDS encoding type IV pilus twitching motility protein PilT produces MGKIPNDLVELLEKLISEGGSDLHITAGAKPKIRLHGDLVDLDEYDPLTPAEAQNLCYSVMTELQKKKLEEQFDVDFSFGIQRLSRFRANVYIQRGSVAGAFRMIPYEIPPFEQLGIPPVVQKFASLKKGLVLVTGPTGSGKSTTLAALIDKINKERKVHIITIEDPIEFTYSHKMALIDQREVGSDVLSFASALKHILRQDPDVILVGEMRDLETIQAALTVAETGHLVFATLHTNSAPETINRIVDVFPPNQQEQVRTQLSVSLQGVVSQTLIKRKDGKGRVLAMEIMIPTPAIRNLIRENKIPQIYSTMQMGQAETGMMTMNQSIVGLYKKGLISYESALDASNDKKALQRELDKIKYAKG; encoded by the coding sequence ATGGGAAAGATTCCAAATGACCTTGTAGAGCTACTTGAAAAGTTGATTTCTGAAGGTGGTTCGGATTTGCATATAACGGCAGGGGCAAAGCCAAAAATAAGATTACACGGTGATTTAGTAGACCTTGATGAATACGATCCATTAACACCTGCTGAGGCTCAAAACCTCTGCTACAGCGTTATGACTGAGCTTCAGAAAAAAAAGCTTGAGGAACAGTTTGATGTTGATTTTTCCTTTGGAATACAAAGACTCTCCCGTTTTAGAGCTAATGTGTATATCCAGCGTGGCTCTGTTGCAGGAGCGTTCAGGATGATTCCCTACGAGATACCGCCGTTTGAGCAGTTGGGCATTCCTCCTGTTGTGCAAAAATTTGCAAGTTTGAAAAAAGGCCTTGTGCTTGTGACAGGCCCCACAGGCAGTGGAAAGTCAACCACACTTGCCGCTTTAATTGATAAGATTAACAAAGAGCGGAAGGTGCATATAATAACGATAGAGGACCCAATTGAGTTTACATACTCCCACAAAATGGCTTTAATCGATCAAAGAGAGGTTGGCAGTGATGTATTGAGTTTTGCTTCGGCTCTAAAGCATATTCTAAGGCAGGATCCGGATGTTATTTTGGTTGGTGAGATGAGGGATTTAGAAACCATTCAGGCAGCATTAACCGTTGCAGAGACAGGCCATCTTGTTTTTGCAACACTGCATACAAACTCAGCACCAGAAACAATCAACAGAATTGTTGATGTATTCCCTCCTAATCAACAGGAACAGGTTAGAACCCAATTGTCTGTCTCACTTCAGGGTGTTGTCTCACAAACTTTAATTAAGAGGAAGGATGGCAAGGGCAGGGTGCTTGCGATGGAGATTATGATACCAACCCCCGCAATCAGAAACCTAATCAGAGAGAATAAAATCCCACAGATCTATTCAACCATGCAGATGGGGCAGGCTGAGACAGGCATGATGACTATGAATCAATCGATTGTTGGATTGTATAAAAAGGGCTTGATCAGTTATGAGTCTGCTTTGGATGCCTCAAACGATAAAAAAGCACTGCAGCGTGAGCTTGACAAGATAAAATACGCAAAGGGGTAG